One segment of Cetobacterium sp. NK01 DNA contains the following:
- a CDS encoding potassium channel family protein, with the protein MKQYVVIGMGRFGSSVAETLYKANEEVLAIDESEDIIQEAVNSGIVENAVVADATDDKELNNIGLEGFDVAFVCIGAIEPSIMVTLNLKELGVKKIIVKAVSRRHGKVLEKIGANQVVYPEEYMGKRAAMAAMDPNMIEHFRFSKDFLLAEIKSPEIFWNKTLIELDIRKRYNVNIVGIKKGNRNFIPNLSADTVIEQGDILLVITDAKTAAELKNLK; encoded by the coding sequence ATGAAACAATATGTAGTAATAGGAATGGGAAGATTTGGTTCAAGTGTTGCAGAGACTTTATATAAAGCTAATGAGGAAGTATTGGCAATTGATGAATCTGAAGATATAATACAAGAAGCAGTAAATAGTGGAATAGTTGAAAATGCAGTGGTAGCAGACGCAACAGATGATAAAGAACTTAATAATATTGGATTAGAAGGATTTGATGTTGCATTTGTTTGTATAGGAGCAATAGAACCAAGCATAATGGTAACATTAAATTTAAAAGAGTTAGGTGTAAAAAAGATAATTGTAAAAGCAGTTTCAAGAAGACACGGTAAAGTTTTAGAAAAAATAGGTGCTAATCAAGTTGTTTATCCAGAAGAATATATGGGAAAAAGGGCTGCAATGGCTGCAATGGATCCAAATATGATAGAGCATTTTAGATTCTCTAAAGATTTTTTGTTAGCAGAAATAAAATCGCCTGAAATATTTTGGAATAAAACTCTTATAGAATTAGATATAAGAAAAAGGTATAATGTAAACATAGTAGGAATAAAAAAAGGAAATAGAAATTTTATTCCCAATTTGTCAGCGGATACTGTTATAGAGCAGGGAGATATTCTTCTTGTAATTACAGATGCTAAAACAGCTGCAGAATTAAAGAATTTAAAGTAA
- a CDS encoding ankyrin repeat domain-containing protein — MKKLLFVIMLLLLFVGCSSFNRKKYIEDEVIAAVVVDNVYILNRAIKNGFNIDQQLKSGDTLLSLALKEDSLQVIAALLSNGANITKNLPARQNIGVNTLTSSRPPIFYVNSMESLQMLLNDKADINVFTGDGELLLNFYIKTRPQELAIKLINNGANLKILDSSKWYPIFWAVNIENEEILKELLKIDNTQYLLKDDKGNYPIYYANSREVIKELLKGEYNSKEKNIYGENILGEVYLKIKKLGYNDLIPILLKKGVNPNYTSYK; from the coding sequence ATGAAGAAATTGTTGTTTGTAATTATGCTGTTACTTCTTTTTGTAGGTTGTAGTAGTTTTAATAGGAAAAAATATATAGAAGATGAAGTTATAGCAGCAGTAGTTGTAGATAATGTATATATTTTAAATAGAGCAATAAAAAATGGTTTTAACATAGATCAACAATTAAAAAGTGGAGATACTCTTTTAAGTTTAGCCTTAAAAGAGGATTCTCTACAAGTTATAGCTGCTTTATTATCTAATGGTGCAAATATAACTAAAAATTTACCTGCAAGGCAAAATATAGGAGTTAACACATTAACTTCTTCAAGACCACCTATTTTTTATGTAAATAGTATGGAGTCTTTGCAAATGCTTTTAAATGATAAGGCAGATATAAATGTTTTTACAGGTGACGGAGAGCTTCTTTTAAATTTTTATATAAAAACAAGACCACAGGAGTTAGCAATAAAATTAATAAATAATGGTGCTAACTTAAAAATATTGGACTCAAGTAAATGGTATCCAATATTTTGGGCAGTAAATATAGAAAATGAAGAAATATTAAAAGAATTATTGAAAATAGATAATACACAATATTTGTTAAAAGATGATAAAGGAAACTATCCAATATATTATGCAAATTCAAGAGAAGTTATAAAAGAATTATTAAAGGGTGAATATAACTCAAAAGAAAAAAATATATATGGAGAAAATATCTTAGGAGAAGTGTATTTAAAAATAAAAAAATTAGGATACAATGATCTAATTCCTATTCTTTTAAAAAAAGGTGTAAATCCTAATTATACTTCATATAAATAA
- a CDS encoding TrkH family potassium uptake protein — MIRKLLSPIDRLSFSRKLILGFFTAIILGSILLYLPFSLQDGQEISFLTAVFTITSAICVTGLSVIDISKVLSFQGQIILLIFIQLGGLGVMTFSSLFFLLIGKKIGYKDRELIKEERNAENSGEVVEFIKKIVIIVMLIEGIGAFFLTLEFLKIFEFSKALYFGIFHSISAFCNAGFALFSNNLESYPGSILMNMTVAYLIILGGIGFSVINSVLVAVRRDVKRFTLTSKVAILVSMFLTFVGMILFFLLEYKNPSTIGNLSWFDKVLASFFQSVTTRTAGFNTVPMGSLNPATIFMFCILMFIGASPGSTGGGIKTTTIGVIIFYVVGVVQGKENINVFNRRISWDILNRALAILIISIIYVSIVIMAVMTIENMSFEKVTFEVISAFATVGLSMGITADLSAMSKILIIITMFIGRLGPMTFALALGEKKVKQNLRYPKENILVG; from the coding sequence ATGATAAGGAAACTTTTAAGCCCTATAGATAGATTATCTTTTTCAAGAAAATTGATATTAGGATTTTTTACAGCAATAATTTTAGGTTCAATATTGTTATATTTGCCGTTTTCTCTTCAAGATGGCCAAGAGATAAGTTTTTTAACAGCAGTTTTCACAATTACATCTGCGATATGTGTTACTGGATTATCAGTTATAGATATAAGTAAAGTTTTATCTTTTCAAGGTCAAATAATTTTATTGATTTTTATACAATTAGGTGGACTAGGAGTAATGACTTTTTCATCATTATTTTTTTTACTAATTGGAAAGAAAATAGGTTATAAAGATCGAGAATTAATAAAAGAAGAAAGAAACGCTGAAAATAGCGGCGAAGTTGTAGAGTTTATAAAAAAAATAGTAATTATTGTAATGTTGATAGAAGGAATAGGAGCATTTTTTTTAACATTGGAATTTTTGAAAATTTTTGAGTTTTCTAAAGCCTTATATTTTGGTATATTTCATTCAATTTCAGCTTTTTGTAATGCTGGATTTGCATTATTTTCTAATAATTTAGAAAGTTATCCAGGAAGTATATTAATGAATATGACAGTAGCCTATTTAATAATATTAGGAGGAATAGGATTTTCAGTAATAAATTCAGTTTTAGTAGCAGTTAGAAGGGATGTAAAAAGATTTACATTAACTTCAAAAGTTGCTATTCTAGTTTCAATGTTTTTAACATTTGTTGGAATGATTTTATTCTTTTTATTGGAGTATAAAAACCCTTCAACAATTGGTAATTTAAGTTGGTTTGATAAGGTATTAGCTTCTTTCTTTCAGAGTGTAACTACAAGAACTGCTGGCTTTAATACCGTTCCAATGGGATCTTTAAATCCAGCAACAATATTTATGTTTTGTATCTTAATGTTTATTGGAGCATCTCCAGGATCTACAGGGGGTGGAATAAAAACAACAACAATAGGAGTAATTATTTTTTATGTTGTAGGAGTTGTACAAGGTAAAGAAAATATAAATGTTTTTAATAGAAGAATAAGTTGGGATATACTAAATAGAGCATTAGCAATATTGATAATATCTATTATATATGTATCTATAGTAATCATGGCTGTAATGACTATAGAAAATATGAGTTTTGAAAAGGTAACATTTGAAGTTATATCCGCTTTTGCTACTGTTGGATTATCTATGGGGATAACAGCAGATTTAAGTGCGATGTCGAAAATACTTATAATAATTACTATGTTTATAGGAAGATTAGGTCCTATGACATTTGCTTTAGCTTTAGGGGAAAAGAAAGTTAAACAAAACTTAAGATATCCAAAAGAAAATATTTTAGTAGGATAA